A genomic stretch from Helianthus annuus cultivar XRQ/B chromosome 1, HanXRQr2.0-SUNRISE, whole genome shotgun sequence includes:
- the LOC110937232 gene encoding chloroplastic import inner membrane translocase subunit HP30-2 — protein MTNGKKNGFSTAVKELETLCKNWVEQPPLVVEAAVVTIVNGVQGALIRKIFDTIGFRIASAYSVTPSQLKPPHWINARNTGVLIGAKMGIKCVMKKVRGKEDSQTRMIAGFGAGVLFSLVCGDPPAVVIMSGVMFALVGEGYFKVKEKLTARN, from the exons ATGACTAACGGCAAGAAAAATGGGTTTTCAACGGCGGTTAAAGAACTGGAAACACTCTGCAAGAACTGGGTTGAACAACCGCCGTTAGTGGTTGAGGCAGCCGTCGTCACCATCGTTAACGGCGTCCAAGGAGCCCTCATTAGAAAGATTTTCGATACCATTGGTTTTCGCATCGCCTCAGCTTACTCCGTTACTCCATCACAACTCAAG CCACCACATTGGATCAATGCACGTAACACGGGTGTTTTAATTGGAGCTAAAATGGGTATAAAATGTGTGATGAAAAAAGTACGAGGAAAAGAAGATTCTCAAACTAg GATGATTGCGGGGTTTGGTGCCGGGGTGTTGTTCTCGTTGGTTTGTGGTGATCCACCGGCTGTTGTGATCATGTCTGGTGTTATGTTTGCGCTTGTGGGAGAGGGATATTTTAAG GTGAAGGAGAAATTGACAGCAAGAAATTGA
- the LOC110912247 gene encoding uncharacterized protein LOC110912247, with protein MGKQDISQKCRLNLVNVYAPNDALGRSAIWSELLGFRNSLQGLWVLMGDFNEVRDASERMNSKFNASNADAFNQFILSAGLVEYNMGGGNFTYITDNGRKLSKLDRFLVCLGFRERWPNATVVALAREVSDHWPIVLSTTQSDFGHIPFRFFNSWFEYPGFLDFVLQKCGAFYFSGPEDLALAIKLRWLKDNIKAWLKIEKERREGMYSGKKARLAFIEELAEERSLAEEELAERADCRNYLAEFDRVKNLDLRQKSRSKWAIDGDENSGFFHFVITPILVLID; from the coding sequence ATGGGCAAACAAGATATTTCACAAAAGTGTAGGTTAAACTTGGTTAATGTGTATGCCCCAAACGACGCGCTTGGCAGAAGCGCTATTTGGTCAGAGTTACTGGGCTTTAGGAATTCATTGCAGGGGTTATGGGTTTTGATGGGGGATTTTAATGAGGTGCGGGATGCCAGTGAGCGGATGAATTCTAAGTTCAATGCTTCCAATGCGGATGCTTTTAATCAGTTCATTCTATCTGCCGGTTTGGTGGAATATAACATGGGGGGTGGGAACTTTACCTACATAACAGACAATGGTAGGAAACTAAGTAAACTTGATCGGTTCCTCGTGTGCTTGGGATTTAGGGAGAGATGGCCAAATGCTACTGTTGTTGCGCTGGCTAGGGAGGTCTCTGATCATTGGCCCATAGTTCTTTCCACCACCCAATCGGATTTTGGTCATATCCCTTTTCGCTTCTTCAACTCATGGTTTGAATATCCGGGATTCCTGGATTTTGTTTTGCAAAAGTGTGGGGCTTTTTATTTCTCGGGACCGGAAGACTTAGCGCTCGCGATAAAACTGAGGTGGTTGAAGGATAACATTAAGGCATGGCTGAAAATTGAGAAGGAGAGAAGGGAGGGGATGTATAGTGGTAAAAAGGCGAGGTTGGCTTTCATTGAAGAATTGGCGGAGGAAAGGAGTCTTGCGGAAGAGGAGTTGGCGGAGAGAGCGGATTGTAGGAATTATCTGGCTGAGTTTGACAGGGTTAAAAATCTGGATCTTCGCCAAAAATCCAGGTCAAAATGGGCCATCGACGGGGATGAAAATTCAGGTTTCTTTCACTTTGTAATAactccaatattagtactaaTAGACTAA